The following coding sequences lie in one Sesamum indicum cultivar Zhongzhi No. 13 linkage group LG9, S_indicum_v1.0, whole genome shotgun sequence genomic window:
- the LOC105170010 gene encoding uncharacterized protein LOC105170010, whose product MVFKKMVVLMMGCLGLEKQPTQPAPPPPAENGKSLSIDVEDCGTARIRLSDGRFLAYTERGVPKNKSNYRVIVVHGFGSSKEMNLMVSQDLLDELKIYLLLFDRAGYGESDPNPKRSLKSEASDIDELADKLQLGSKFYVLGVSLGCYPVWSCLKRIPDRLAGIALVVPYINYKWPSLPNNLTKDDYRKGLARWTLFVARYTPRLLYWWLTQKLFPSSTVLDRNPAFFSRKDLEVLKNTPGYQLLSQNKIRNRSVFDSLRRDFIVAFGKWDFDPMDLTNPYPQKESTVHIWQGYEDKVVPFQLQRYVSSKLPWIRYHEVPDGGHLLVYDSAVCEAILRSLVLGEDPPLYRPEIAN is encoded by the exons AtggttttcaagaaaatggttGTTTTGATGATGGGTTGTCTGGGGTTGGAGAAGCAGCCCACACAGCCAGCTCCTCCTCCTCCGGCTGAAAATGGTAAATCTTTGAGCATTGATGTAGAAGATTGTGGTACAGCAAGGATCAGGCTGAGTGATGGCAGATTCTTGGCTTACACAGAGAGAGGAGTCCCCAAGAATAAGTCCAATTACAGAGTTATTGTTGTTCATGGATTTGGCAGCTCCAAAGAAATGAACCTTATGGTTTCCCAA GACCTTTTGGATGAgttgaagatataccttctGTTATTTGATCGAGCCGGATATGGTGAAAGTGATCCAAATCCAAAGAGATCATTGAAAAGTGAAGCATCTGACATTGACGAACTCGCTGATAAACTGCAATTAGGGTCCAAGTTTTACGTGCTTGGAGTGTCGCTAGGATGTTACCCCGTATGGAGTTGCCTAAAAAGAATACCAGATAG GCTAGCAGGCATTGCACTTGTGGTTCCgtatataaactataaatgGCCGTCTCTTCCTAACAATCTAACCAAGGATGACTATCGCAAGGGCCTTGCACGATGGACACTTTTCGTTGCACGTTACACTCCCAGATTGTTGTATTGGTGGCTAACTCAGAAATTGTTCCCGTCGTCTACCGTTCTTGACCGAAATCCAGCATTTTTCAGTAGAAAAGACTTGGAGGTGCTGAAGAACACACCAGGGTACCAGTTGCTTAGTcag AACAAAATAAGGAACCGAAGTGTATTCGACTCCCTACGTCGAGACTTCATTGTAGCTTTCGGCAAGTGGGACTTTGATCCCATGGATCTAACCAATCCATACCCTCAAAAGGAAAGCACGGTCCACATCTGGCAGGGTTACGAGGATAAGGTTGTCCCATTTCAGTTACAACGGTATGTGTCCAGTAAGCTACCTTGGATTCGGTACCATGAGGTTCCGGACGGAGGGCATTTGCTTGTCTATGATAGTGCAGTGTGTGAAGCCATCTTAAGGTCTCTTGTGCTCGGAGAAGATCCTCCGCTGTACAGGCCTGAAATAGCCAACTAG